The proteins below come from a single Oncorhynchus keta strain PuntledgeMale-10-30-2019 chromosome 32, Oket_V2, whole genome shotgun sequence genomic window:
- the LOC118365008 gene encoding SERTA domain-containing protein 2-like, giving the protein MLGNGVKRKLDEDGLEEGKALLTSAAGAAGSHSRVNYTLQRQTVLNISLMKLYGPPRMPATEPALQRRVLINNVIRRIHHEFKEEGGAGLRAHFFAVPPPAPNITEDEGYHEAPTSAFGGVLSPPLSPLSSLDSGLTPASLLDDDPPLFFALPPSSPQPLGHHPVSLRPSEPPPPPAKDSFSSALEEIEELCPIAVTTSTTSSLPLSPPPSPPPPLSLPAGIDMKEEGRTYSPKDKESLLLDESQAAKTDPPSAHADISPSSGGFLTDFALDDILFTDIDTSMYDFNLPCGASSIPPNLGVSKTTPMVTADDLVKTLSSYSGGGAGSPPLAQNQPFKMDLAELDHIMEVLVGS; this is encoded by the coding sequence ATGTTGGGTAACGGCGTGAAGCGCAAACTGGATGAGGACGGCCTGGAGGAGGGCAAGGCGCTCCTCACATCAGCGGCCGGAGCAGCGGGCAGCCACTCAAGGGTTAACTACACGCTGCAGCGCCAGACGGTGCTAAACATCTCCTTGATGAAGCTGTATGGGCCGCCGCGGATGCCCGCCACTGAGCCAGCCCTGCAGCGCCGCGTGCTCATCAACAACGTCATCCGCCGCATCCACCACGAGTTCAAAGAGGAAGGCGGCGCGGGGCTGCGCGCACACTTCTTTGCCGTCCCGCCGCCGGCACCGAATATCACAGAGGACGAGGGCTACCACGAAGCTCCGACATCTGCGTTCGGCGGCGTCCTCTCCCCGCCCCTCTCGCCACTGTCGTCGCTGGACTCTGGTTTGACCCCGGCCTCGCTCCTGGACGATGACCCGCCACTGTTCTTCGCCTTGCCGCCGTCCTCACCACAACCCCTGGGTCACCACCCTGTCTCGCTGAGACCGTCAGAGCCCCCCCCGCCTCCTGCCAAGGACAGCTTCTCCTCAGCTTTGGAGGAGATCGAGGAGCTGTGCCCCATCGCAGTGACAAcctctactacctcctccctACCTTTGTCTCCTCCACCTTCACCCCCGCCCCCACTCTCTCTACCAGCAGGGATAGACAtgaaagaggaagggaggacaTACAGCCCGAAGGACAAGGAGTCGCTCTTGCTGGACGAAAGCCAGGCTGCAAAAACAGACCCTCCCAGCGCCCACGCAGACATATCGCCCTCCTCCGGGGGCTTCCTCACTGACTTTGCTCTGGATGACATTCTGTTCACGGACATCGACACCTCCATGTATGACTTTAACCTCCCCTGCGGTGCCTCTTCAATACCGCCGAACTTGGGGGTGTCCAAAACGACCCCCATGGTCACTGCGGACGACCTGGTCAAGACTCTGTCCAGTTACAGCGGGGGAGGGGCGGGCTCTCCTCCTCTGGCTCAAAACCAGCCCTTCAAAATGGACCTGGCTGAGCTCGACCACATTATGGAAGTCCTGGTGGGGTCTTGA